In Camelus bactrianus isolate YW-2024 breed Bactrian camel chromosome 10, ASM4877302v1, whole genome shotgun sequence, a genomic segment contains:
- the LOC105076793 gene encoding mas-related G-protein coupled receptor member X2-like: MVLRVTSGGFLSLDPTTPAWGSELTSVNVSGQALPQTLDMATRTLLSLTVIIAAGGLAGNATVLWLLGFRLRRNAFSVYIFNLAGADFLLLGCQIIISLMFITAFHSILLFYNFFVPVTNFAYIQSLSLLSAISTECCLSVLCPIWYRCRRPKSLSVIVCALLWALSLLLSILEGMYCYFLLGDFHTDWCKGFDFVIAGWLIFIFVLLAGSSLAMVVRNLCKSQRMQLTRLYVTILLTVLVFLLCGLPFGVYWFPVHWVIPGPLIFSYSHHLMVGLSCVNSCANPIIYFFVGSFRQWQRKRRGWQTLKVVLQKASEDVSEVDGSEGSFPQETQEISGSSLMF, from the exons ATGGTGCTAAG GGTCACCAGTGGAGGGTTTCTGAGCTTGGATCCAAccaccccagcctgggggtccGAACTCACATCAGTGAATGTAAGTGGCCAGGCCCTTCCTCAAACTTTGGACATGGCGACCAGGACCCTGCTCTCGCTGACGGTCATCATTGCCGCGGGAGGACTAGCAGGAAACGCGACCGTGCTGTGGCTCCTGGGCTTCCGCCTGCGCAGGAACGCCTTCTCGGTCTACATCTTCAACCTGGCGGGAGCCGACTTCCTCTTACTGGGCTGCCAGATTATAATTTCCCTCATGTTCATCACCGCCTTCCACTCCATCTTACTCTTCTACAACTTCTTCGTCCCTGTGACGAACTTTGCCTACATCCAGAGCCTGAGCTTGCTCAGCGCCATTAGCACCGAGTGCTGCCTGTCCGTCCTGTGCCCCATCTGGTACCGCTGCCGCCGCCCCAAAAGCTTGTCGGTTATTGTGTGTGCCCTGCTCTGGGCCCTGTCCCTGCTTCTGAGCATCCTGGAAGGGATGTACTGTTACTTCCTGTTGGGGGATTTTCACACTGATTGGTGTAAAGGGTTTGATTTCGTCATTGCCGGGTGGTTGATCTTCATATTTGTGCTTCTTGCTGGGTCCAGCCTGGCCATGGTCGTCAGGAACCTCTGTAAATCCCAGCGGATGCAGCTGACCAGGCTGTATGTGACCATCCTGCTCACCGTGCTGGTCTTCCTCCTCTGTGGCCTGCCCTTCGGTGTCTACTGGTTCCCCGTACACTGGGTCATTCCTGGTCCTTTAATATTCTCCTATTCTCACCATTTGATGGTTGGCCTGTCCTGTGTCAACAGCTGCGCCAACCCCATCATCTACTTCTTCGTTGGCTCCTTTAGGCAGTGGCAGCGGAAGAGGCGGGGATGGCAGACACTCAAGGTGGTTCTCCAGAAGGCTTCGGAGGATGTATCAGAAGTGGATGGAAGTGAAGGAAGCTTTCCTCAGGAAACCCAAGAGATTTCGGGGAGCAGTCTGATGTTCTGA